The following are encoded together in the Lathyrus oleraceus cultivar Zhongwan6 chromosome 3, CAAS_Psat_ZW6_1.0, whole genome shotgun sequence genome:
- the LOC127131965 gene encoding uncharacterized protein LOC127131965: MRENKKEEEEEEVIPSVKATEEKKKAKVVIKLPYPQRVTKKDPKEKDFEKFITMFKNLEVNMPFFEALEKMPMYQKFMKEVISRMRPIRDWSVTVNEKCSAISPSRRIPIKYKDPGSVTVPCTIKDRISKKVIIDSGASVSLMPLSIYRKLGIGKVSDTGTNLKFVDHFIKNEYGISEDVLVTIEEFRFPIDFVIMDIPEDEETPIILGRPFIQTSRCDFNIEHGTLT, translated from the coding sequence ATGAGGGAAAataagaaagaagaagaagaagaagaagttatACCATCAGTAAAGGCAACTGAAGAGAAAAAAAAGGCTAAAGTAGTGATTAAGCTACCttaccctcagagagtgacaaagaaggatcCAAAAGAGAAAGACTTTGAGAAATTCATCACAATGTTCAAAAATTTGGAGGTCAATATGCCTTTCTTTGAAGCACTTGAGAAAATGCCCATGTACCAAAAATTCATGAAAGAGGTAATCTCTAGAATGAGACCAATAAGAGATTGGTCGGTAACCGTTAATGAAAAATGTAGTGCTATATCACCGAGTAGGAGAATCCCAATCAAGTATAAGGATCCTGGATCTGTCACAGTCCCATGCACTATAAAAGACAGAATTTCCAAGAAGGTAATTATTGATTcaggagctagtgtgagcctgATGCCATTGTCAATCTATCGAAAGCTTGGTATTGGAAAAGTCAGCGATACAGGGACAAATTTGAAATTTGTAGATCACTTCATAAAGAATGAATATGGGATATCGGAAGACGTACTGGTGACAATAGAGGAATTTAGATTTCCTATTGATTTTGTGATCATGGATATACCTGAAGATGAAGAGACACCTATCATTCTGGGTCGACCATTCATACAGACAAGTCGATGCGATTTCAACATAGAACATGGTACATTGACTTAA